The following is a genomic window from bacterium.
GGCGCGTGGCGTGACGGTTCTGTTCGGCGGGAGCTTTGGCGCCGCGAGGCTCAATGACACATGGACGTGGGACGGGACTGACTGGACGCGGCAGCCGGTTGCGGCTCCGAGCGCCCGCGGCTGGACTCAGCTTGCCTATGACGGCAGGACGAGGGACATCGTCGGGTACGTGTACTTCGCCTCGGACAGCGAACCATTGGCGGAGTACACGGTTGTCTGGGACGGCACGAAGTGGACCGACCGCACCGGCGCTCAAGACCCAACCCCTCGCGCGGAGGTCCGCATGACCTACGACCCGGACACCGGCCAGGTCGTCCTTTACGGCCCGACGTCTGAGACCTGGATCTGGGACGGCACGGCGTGGGCTTGGTGGGAGCCGGCCGCGGTCACGTAGTGTTGGTCACGACGTGCGGGCCCCGTGAGGTTGCCTGCCGCCGAATGGAGGAAGGGTGACGGTGAAGACTGCTCCACGCCGGCTCCCTTCGTACAAGAGGTCCCCTTGATGCTCGTGGACGATGCCATAGGACATGAACAAGCCGAGCCCGGTGCCGCCCTCTTTGGTGGTGAAGTGGGGCGCGAAGAGACGATGCCGGCGGTCATCTGGGACGCCTGGTCCGTCGTCGGCGACGCTGAGGTACGGCCACCCGTTGCCCCGACGGCCGGCGCTGAGCTCGACGTGTCCGCCCACAGCGACCGCGTCGATGGCGTTGTTGACCAGGTTGGTGATGACCTCGCGCATCAGCAGCGGGTCGGCACGAACCCTGACGTCCTCCGGCGTCTCACGCACGGCCAGCTGAACCTCTTTGGTTCGCGCCCGTGGGCGAGACATGCCGAGCGCGCGGGTCACCAGCTCGTTCAGGTCGACGGGCTCGGAGGCGTAGCTGACGCGAGGCGTGGCGCCCTGCGCGAGGCTGCGGAGCACGGCGACCGCGTCGTTGGCGGCTGCAGTCGCGGTTTCGATGCTTTCACGGTCGACCGGGTCGAGCCGGCGCGGATCGATCTCCTTCAGGTAGCCGACGGCGGTCGCCACGTGGTTGCGCAGGTTGTGGACGACGCCCTCGACGGCGCGGCTGTGGAAGAGGTGGCGGTCGGCGTCGGAGAGCTCGGACTCCAGGACTCGACGAACGCGCCGGCCTGAAATGGTGTCGGTAAGGGCGAGCGCGAGGACGCAGACGATGGTCGCGAGCAGGTAGCCGAGCGGAGACCCATCGAGGACGTAACTGATGAGCAGTGCTGCCAGCCCGGAGTAGGCGAAGGCGAGGTAGAAGGGAGCGCTGGAATTCTGCCGAAGCATGTTCCTAATGCGTTCGCCTGAGCGAATCCGTAAGCCGATCAACACCAACAACATGTTGATGGCGATACATGTCGCCACTACCAAGAGCCGCGGGCCAAGCGACAGCACAGTTCCAATCCGCAACTCCGCGCCCACGATCGCGCCGACACAACTCAAAGCGGCGGAGAAGACGCCATTGGCAGCTATTGGAAACGTACCGCGCCGAAGCAGCGAAGCGGACGATGCGAGGCCGACGATCGTTGCATTGAGTGGGTTCAGCAGTAGGGCCGCAGCCCACAGAGCAATACCAAGTAGGCTCAGGCGTCCGCGTTCGATGCGCACCTGTGGAATGTTCAGAAGTGCTGCAGCCAGGCAAAGGTAGACGACTTCGGCAGCGGGATCTGCATGGGAAATGTCGTAGTCGCGAGCGAACACATTTATGACAGCAAGTGAAGTGGCGAGCAATACCAGATATCCGTACGAGGCGGCCGTGCGCTGCATGCTTCTTGCTAAGCTGGCCTCATCTCGAAAGCGGCATCGGACCGAAAGGTGTTCCGAGTCCTGGTCGTCGACGACAGTATCCTCCCGCGGGCGGCTGCGCGAGCAATGCTGGGGTCGGCGCCTGGACTGAGGCTCGTAGGTGAAGCATCATCAGGCACCGATGCGCTGAAGGCGATGGATACGCTGAAGGCCGACCTGGTCCTGATGGATGTCCACATGCCGGAAATGGACGGACCTGCCACGGCCAAGGCCCTTCTCGCTCGGCATCCGGAGACAAAGGTCATTGCATGGA
Proteins encoded in this region:
- a CDS encoding HAMP domain-containing histidine kinase, giving the protein MQRTAASYGYLVLLATSLAVINVFARDYDISHADPAAEVVYLCLAAALLNIPQVRIERGRLSLLGIALWAAALLLNPLNATIVGLASSASLLRRGTFPIAANGVFSAALSCVGAIVGAELRIGTVLSLGPRLLVVATCIAINMLLVLIGLRIRSGERIRNMLRQNSSAPFYLAFAYSGLAALLISYVLDGSPLGYLLATIVCVLALALTDTISGRRVRRVLESELSDADRHLFHSRAVEGVVHNLRNHVATAVGYLKEIDPRRLDPVDRESIETATAAANDAVAVLRSLAQGATPRVSYASEPVDLNELVTRALGMSRPRARTKEVQLAVRETPEDVRVRADPLLMREVITNLVNNAIDAVAVGGHVELSAGRRGNGWPYLSVADDGPGVPDDRRHRLFAPHFTTKEGGTGLGLFMSYGIVHEHQGDLLYEGSRRGAVFTVTLPPFGGRQPHGARTS